One Desulfovibrionales bacterium genomic region harbors:
- a CDS encoding J domain-containing protein, with protein sequence MPGGSTYVTMHDRKPTVKEITNAREVLGLPAFATLTEIKKAYRKKCQRWHPDTARGKDLEKHNQKMQAINEAYQVLLAYCQNYRYCLEPKEEATDENWWMDRFGQDPLWSSKRQKD encoded by the coding sequence GTGCCCGGCGGCAGCACGTATGTAACCATGCACGATAGAAAACCAACCGTCAAAGAGATAACTAATGCCCGGGAAGTTCTTGGTCTCCCAGCCTTCGCCACCCTTACGGAAATAAAGAAGGCCTATCGTAAAAAATGTCAACGCTGGCATCCGGATACTGCCCGGGGGAAAGACCTGGAAAAACATAACCAGAAGATGCAGGCTATAAATGAGGCCTACCAGGTTCTCCTGGCTTACTGCCAGAACTACCGATATTGTCTTGAGCCAAAGGAAGAAGCTACAGATGAGAACTGGTGGATGGATAGATTCGGTCAGGATCCCCTCTGGAGCAGCAAGAGACAGAAAGATTAG
- the plsY gene encoding glycerol-3-phosphate 1-O-acyltransferase PlsY, with protein MSIPPVVILLILLGYALGSVPFGLIIGKRAGLMDIRKAGSGNIGATNVGRLLGKKWGILTLFCDITKAVIPLGLAFYGLRGMAKMELWVSLIALAVFIGHLYPIYLKFKGGKGVATALGVFIVLIPGAAFSAFPVFITAAWISGYVSVGSLTAAAAMPLLAWLFSHSKIYTMLAAVMAVLIWLKHKDNIRRMLNGSEKSWRKG; from the coding sequence ATGTCGATACCACCGGTTGTAATCTTACTAATCTTATTAGGTTATGCCCTCGGCTCTGTTCCCTTTGGCCTGATTATCGGTAAGAGGGCAGGGCTGATGGATATCCGTAAGGCCGGCAGCGGCAATATCGGCGCCACTAACGTTGGCCGGCTATTAGGCAAAAAATGGGGTATCTTAACCCTCTTTTGTGACATAACTAAGGCCGTCATCCCTTTAGGGCTTGCTTTCTACGGCCTTCGCGGGATGGCAAAGATGGAGCTATGGGTCAGTCTTATCGCCTTGGCCGTCTTTATTGGCCACCTCTACCCTATTTATCTGAAATTTAAAGGCGGCAAAGGAGTGGCTACGGCTCTGGGTGTTTTTATTGTCCTCATACCGGGGGCTGCGTTTTCGGCCTTTCCGGTATTTATAACTGCTGCCTGGATCTCCGGATATGTATCGGTGGGGTCGCTTACTGCGGCCGCGGCCATGCCTTTACTGGCCTGGCTGTTCAGCCATTCAAAGATATATACAATGCTGGCTGCGGTCATGGCCGTGCTTATCTGGCTAAAACACAAAGACAACATCCGGCGGATGTTAAACGGAAGTGAAAAATCCTGGCGCAAAGGCTAG
- a CDS encoding Mrp/NBP35 family ATP-binding protein — MSANSHSPSCPSSGHSPARDIEDMMIQESLARIKNKILVMSGKGGVGKSTISTNIALTLSRKGRKVGLLDIDLHGPDIALLLGMRDLSPSDRKSAVEPVSFSENLKFMSIEYLLADKDSAVIWRGPLKYKAIRTFLGEVRWGELDYLIIDAPPGTGDEPLTIAQTIKDTRALIVTTPQEVSLSDVRKSIRFCRKTNMAILGLVENMSGLSCPHCGKEIPLFKIGGGERLAREMSVSFLGRIPLEPKIVVASDDGKPFMNQAAEGQSAAANAFEKIAERILAEEAKCPAAARM; from the coding sequence ATGAGCGCAAACAGCCATAGTCCCAGTTGCCCGTCTTCCGGACATAGCCCGGCTCGGGACATTGAAGACATGATGATCCAGGAATCCCTGGCCAGGATTAAAAACAAGATACTGGTGATGAGCGGCAAGGGCGGCGTGGGTAAGAGCACGATTTCAACCAATATAGCTCTCACCTTGTCACGGAAGGGGCGTAAGGTCGGGCTGCTGGATATTGATCTGCACGGCCCGGATATAGCGCTGCTTCTGGGGATGCGGGATCTGTCTCCATCCGACCGGAAGAGTGCGGTTGAGCCGGTTTCCTTCTCTGAAAACCTCAAATTCATGTCCATAGAATACCTGTTGGCGGATAAAGATTCGGCCGTGATATGGCGCGGCCCTCTGAAATACAAGGCTATAAGGACTTTTTTGGGCGAAGTGCGATGGGGAGAACTGGATTATTTAATAATAGACGCCCCCCCCGGCACCGGCGACGAACCCTTGACCATTGCGCAAACCATAAAGGATACCAGGGCGCTCATCGTAACCACGCCGCAGGAGGTGTCCCTTTCTGATGTGCGTAAATCTATCCGTTTCTGTCGCAAGACTAATATGGCTATCCTGGGGCTTGTCGAGAATATGAGCGGTCTCAGTTGTCCGCATTGCGGAAAGGAGATACCATTATTTAAAATCGGCGGAGGGGAGAGGCTGGCCCGCGAAATGAGTGTTTCCTTTCTTGGTCGGATCCCATTGGAGCCAAAGATTGTTGTGGCCAGCGACGACGGCAAGCCATTCATGAACCAGGCTGCGGAAGGTCAGAGTGCGGCGGCAAACGCCTTTGAGAAGATAGCCGAAAGGATTTTGGCTGAAGAGGCCAAGTGCCCGGCGGCAGCACGTATGTAA